One stretch of Paenibacillus sp. AN1007 DNA includes these proteins:
- a CDS encoding STM3941 family protein, protein MNTSYGQHVEYPSRRRMAWLTAGSALFVSAGFFLMFDRSSEAGASIISSVIGLLSVLFFGICFVYSLVQMIRKEPSFVMNEHGFIDSSSYTAGGKVAWEDVEHIFMYELMGQQMIGVKLQDEKAFLERHNGMKRKLMMANSNMVDATVSIAQNSISLPLDQLYLRMLEHWQHVKDNRAYDLKSTNEY, encoded by the coding sequence TTGAACACATCTTATGGGCAGCACGTGGAATATCCGAGCAGGAGAAGAATGGCTTGGCTTACAGCAGGGTCGGCGCTTTTTGTGAGTGCTGGGTTCTTCCTGATGTTTGACCGTTCATCAGAAGCAGGGGCTTCCATCATATCAAGTGTGATCGGCCTGTTATCGGTCCTCTTTTTTGGAATATGTTTCGTTTATAGTTTGGTACAGATGATTAGGAAAGAGCCTTCTTTTGTCATGAATGAGCACGGATTTATTGATTCTTCCTCTTATACTGCAGGCGGAAAAGTGGCATGGGAGGATGTTGAACATATTTTTATGTATGAGCTGATGGGACAGCAGATGATCGGTGTTAAACTTCAGGACGAGAAGGCATTTCTGGAGCGTCATAACGGGATGAAACGCAAGCTCATGATGGCGAACAGCAATATGGTTGATGCGACGGTCAGCATTGCTCAAAATAGCATTTCCCTGCCGCTGGATCAGCTGTACCTTAGAATGTTGGAGCATTGGCAGCATGTGAAGGATAACAGGGCATATGACTTGAAAAGCACGAATGAATACTGA
- a CDS encoding ABC transporter ATP-binding protein, which produces MSNILELKQVNKVYGRKQALNNVSLHIAPGRIVGLLGSNGSGKSTLMKLVAGLLHPASGSIEVTGQPIGLETKSLVSFMPDRPLTEKWMKVRDAIAYYRDFFADFDEAKAREMLEFMSLAEDDRVSHLSKGMNERLQLTLALSRKARLYLLDEPIGGVDPVARGKILDAIVKFYDEDSSLIISTHLVNDIERIFDEVIFIREGKLVMHEEVETIRLKHGKSVDEMFKEVYAE; this is translated from the coding sequence ATGAGTAACATACTTGAACTTAAGCAGGTCAACAAAGTATACGGCAGGAAGCAGGCATTAAATAATGTCTCACTCCATATCGCTCCTGGACGAATCGTAGGACTGCTCGGCAGCAACGGCAGCGGAAAAAGCACATTGATGAAACTTGTTGCAGGTTTGCTTCATCCTGCAAGTGGAAGTATTGAGGTCACGGGCCAACCGATCGGTCTGGAGACGAAATCGCTCGTTTCATTCATGCCGGATCGTCCATTAACCGAGAAATGGATGAAGGTAAGGGATGCGATTGCGTACTACCGTGATTTTTTTGCAGATTTTGATGAGGCAAAAGCACGGGAGATGCTGGAGTTCATGAGTCTCGCAGAGGATGATCGTGTTAGTCACCTGTCCAAAGGCATGAATGAGCGACTGCAGCTAACACTGGCATTGTCTCGCAAGGCGCGATTGTATTTGCTGGATGAACCCATTGGCGGAGTCGACCCGGTAGCCCGGGGCAAGATTCTGGATGCCATTGTTAAGTTTTACGATGAGGACAGCAGCCTGATCATTTCCACACATCTGGTGAATGACATTGAACGCATTTTTGATGAAGTGATTTTTATTCGGGAAGGCAAATTGGTGATGCATGAGGAAGTCGAGACAATAAGGCTGAAACATGGAAAAAGTGTAGATGAGATGTTCAAGGAGGTCTATGCAGAATGA
- a CDS encoding GntR family transcriptional regulator: protein MPIDFDNNLPIYLQIMQHIKRQIVTGTLQAGDKIPSVRELAAELQINPNTVQRTFQELEREEVVETKRGLGRYVTSEERKIMLIKKEMAGELLDRFLTGMQELGIEEQDIVSIVTDALAEGSQKKGEQTHE from the coding sequence GTGCCTATAGATTTTGACAACAATCTGCCAATTTATCTGCAGATTATGCAGCACATCAAACGGCAGATTGTAACCGGAACCCTCCAGGCAGGGGATAAAATTCCTTCGGTTCGTGAACTGGCTGCCGAACTGCAGATTAATCCGAATACAGTACAGCGTACATTTCAGGAACTTGAGCGGGAAGAAGTGGTTGAAACAAAGCGGGGGTTGGGCAGATATGTAACAAGTGAGGAGAGGAAGATCATGCTGATCAAAAAGGAAATGGCCGGTGAACTGCTGGATCGCTTTCTCACCGGAATGCAGGAACTCGGAATTGAAGAGCAGGATATTGTGTCCATTGTGACGGACGCTTTGGCAGAAGGTAGTCAGAAGAAAGGGGAACAGACACATGAGTAA